Below is a genomic region from Brassica rapa cultivar Chiifu-401-42 chromosome A08, CAAS_Brap_v3.01, whole genome shotgun sequence.
atatacagcCTCCTTCGTATGTTGTACGTAATAATCAGTAGCTGTAGCTATACTCCTATCTCCCTCCCTCTCTCATATCTACTTTGAATGGCACCGATGAGTTTGCCTCCAGGTTTCAGGTTTCATCCAACAGACGAAGAGCTAGTGGCATACTATCTGGACAGGAAGGTCAACGGCCGAACCATTGAGCTTGAGATTATCCCCGAAGTTGATCTCTATAAATGCGAGCCATGGGATTTGCCTGGTACGTATACATACatgtactctctctctctctatttctctCTCAATAAGATCATTGACTATACCTAGCCAAGGCTGTATAAATTAGATATTCATTTGCACTTACATTCATATACAAGATGGAGGTGTTTCTTTAacccttaattaatcatatatatataattgaataaCGATGAACAGAGAAGTCATTTTTGCCGGGGAACGATATGGAATGGTACTTTTACAGCACAAGGGATAAAAAGTATCCGAATGGGTCTAGGACAAACCGTGCGACCCGAGCGGGTTACTGGAAAGCCACAGGGAAAGATCGTGTAGTAGaatcaaagaagatgaagatggggATGAAGAAGACGCTCGTTTATTACCGAGGAAGGGCTCCTCATGGCCTTCGTACTAATTGGGTGATGCATGAATATCGTCTCACTCACCCTACTTCCTCCTCTTCCATCCAGGTACGTAATACTTGTGTTTTTATTTCCCGTGCACCAgattcatcatataattaatattactagTTCTGATAATGCTAACGTAAAACAGGAATCGTATGCATTGTGCCGTGTGTTTAAGAAGAATATACAAATTccaaagagaaaagaagaagaaatgactACTAGTGTTGggaaagaggaggaagaagaggagaagaagaagt
It encodes:
- the LOC103832528 gene encoding NAC domain-containing protein 71-like, with amino-acid sequence MAPMSLPPGFRFHPTDEELVAYYLDRKVNGRTIELEIIPEVDLYKCEPWDLPEKSFLPGNDMEWYFYSTRDKKYPNGSRTNRATRAGYWKATGKDRVVESKKMKMGMKKTLVYYRGRAPHGLRTNWVMHEYRLTHPTSSSSIQESYALCRVFKKNIQIPKRKEEEMTTSVGKEEEEEEKKKWKKYDGETMERESEEVESLKIASAETSSSELTQGILLDEANSSSIFALHFSSSLLDDHDHQLFENYPQLPFHSPLPLQGFPQLSMNEAEIISMDNSKQQDFHYRDSINGTLDEIFSFASSSATLPPAL